A single Vulcanisaeta distributa DSM 14429 DNA region contains:
- a CDS encoding adenosylcobinamide amidohydrolase, with translation MSVAFREVWSRDGMTARIYYQSYGSINVKTLLIDLAQRRHVLSTMHGMVNVRFVCNNYAPPDLWCALHSQGFREKYLDSLMSQLRIAPGDYACLGTGVDMDDLAMASDEYRDVWVAAFTTAGVESNALRTGVDKASMYEVDGRFERVGTINIILITNASLTEAAMARALITITEAKCAALQDLGITSSYTPGLIATGTGTDNVMVVPGNGIRITYTGGHSKIGELIGRAVYESVKEAVSKHRPT, from the coding sequence ATGAGCGTCGCGTTTAGGGAGGTCTGGTCTCGCGATGGTATGACGGCTCGAATATACTATCAAAGCTATGGCAGCATCAACGTTAAGACACTCCTCATTGACCTAGCACAGAGAAGGCATGTGCTCAGTACGATGCATGGCATGGTTAATGTACGCTTCGTATGCAATAACTACGCACCACCGGACTTATGGTGCGCACTACATAGTCAGGGCTTTCGTGAGAAATACCTAGATTCACTAATGAGTCAGTTGAGGATAGCCCCGGGCGATTACGCATGCCTAGGCACTGGGGTGGACATGGATGACCTGGCGATGGCAAGCGATGAATATAGGGACGTGTGGGTGGCGGCATTCACCACTGCCGGTGTCGAGTCAAATGCGTTGAGGACTGGTGTGGATAAGGCATCTATGTACGAGGTTGATGGTAGGTTCGAGAGAGTAGGCACGATAAATATCATATTAATAACTAACGCCTCGTTGACGGAAGCCGCCATGGCCAGGGCTTTAATAACAATAACGGAAGCAAAGTGCGCGGCGCTCCAGGACCTTGGAATCACAAGTAGTTACACGCCCGGCCTAATAGCCACGGGGACAGGCACGGATAACGTAATGGTAGTTCCAGGCAATGGCATACGCATAACATACACCGGCGGCCATTCTAAAATCGGAGAATTAATCGGGAGGGCGGTCTACGAATCCGTCAAGGAGGCAGTGAGTAAGCATAGGCCCACCTAA
- a CDS encoding DJ-1/PfpI family protein yields the protein MAKAKILIIAGDAVEALELFYPYYRLKEEGWDVDVAAPSKKDLRTVVHDFEPGWETYSEKPGYLFKWVTKTLSEVRPEEYDGLVIPGGRMPEYVRVVALEDIKRIVRHFFETGKPVAAICHAPQILAAAGVIKGRRMTSYIAVRPEVENNGGIWVDQEVVVDGNLVTSRAWPDNPAWMREFIKLVKARIGSV from the coding sequence ATGGCAAAGGCGAAGATACTAATAATAGCTGGGGATGCCGTGGAAGCACTCGAGCTCTTCTACCCATATTACAGGCTTAAGGAGGAGGGTTGGGATGTCGATGTCGCCGCACCCAGTAAGAAGGATTTAAGGACTGTCGTTCACGATTTCGAGCCAGGTTGGGAAACCTATAGCGAAAAGCCAGGTTACCTCTTCAAGTGGGTTACCAAGACCTTATCTGAAGTTAGGCCTGAGGAGTACGATGGGTTGGTGATACCTGGAGGTAGAATGCCTGAGTACGTCAGGGTGGTCGCCTTAGAGGATATAAAACGAATAGTGAGGCATTTCTTCGAGACGGGGAAGCCCGTGGCTGCCATATGCCATGCACCGCAGATACTGGCTGCGGCTGGCGTAATTAAGGGTAGGAGGATGACGAGTTACATAGCCGTGAGACCAGAGGTGGAGAATAACGGAGGTATATGGGTGGACCAGGAGGTTGTGGTTGATGGTAACCTAGTGACATCCAGGGCCTGGCCGGACAACCCAGCCTGGATGAGGGAGTTCATAAAGCTGGTAAAGGCAAGAATAGGGTCTGTATGA
- a CDS encoding ABC transporter permease, whose translation MGIIDRLYGFVVIRGWKMWVSYKTQVVLTMINWVIPVFIYFFIGVTLGFGRLSTIRDYTAFMVIGTAFQGYFSASVTTLAGRIRNEELIGTLEYLIAAPLRPMTLMMYSTVWGLVINSISAITVLLIGLGLGVPYKVNALSTAIFLILYLASIIGLNLIAGAVVLIVKQGNPIALFTSVASNLLGGVVFPISVLPTWLRYISYSLSLTWALSGLRGAMLNGYGIQQLLNYLWPLAALALAYIVIGITLSNYAFTRILREGSVHMY comes from the coding sequence ATGGGCATTATTGATAGGCTGTACGGTTTCGTTGTGATTAGAGGCTGGAAGATGTGGGTTTCATACAAGACGCAAGTCGTGCTTACAATGATTAACTGGGTCATCCCAGTATTTATATACTTCTTCATTGGCGTTACCCTGGGGTTTGGGAGGTTAAGTACTATTAGGGATTACACGGCATTCATGGTCATAGGCACGGCATTCCAGGGCTACTTCTCGGCATCAGTAACGACGTTGGCTGGTCGTATAAGGAATGAGGAATTGATTGGGACCCTGGAGTATCTAATAGCAGCGCCGCTGAGGCCTATGACGTTGATGATGTATAGTACTGTGTGGGGATTGGTTATAAATTCAATAAGTGCTATCACGGTCCTATTAATTGGGCTTGGACTCGGTGTGCCATATAAAGTCAATGCATTGTCTACGGCTATATTCCTAATACTTTACCTGGCATCAATAATTGGCTTAAACCTAATTGCCGGTGCAGTGGTCCTAATCGTTAAGCAGGGCAATCCCATAGCCCTATTCACCTCAGTGGCCTCAAACCTACTGGGTGGCGTCGTATTCCCCATCTCGGTATTACCGACATGGCTTAGGTACATAAGTTACTCATTATCCTTAACCTGGGCATTATCAGGGCTTAGGGGTGCCATGCTTAATGGTTACGGTATTCAACAACTCCTTAACTACCTATGGCCATTGGCCGCCTTAGCCCTGGCATACATAGTGATTGGGATTACACTATCTAATTATGCCTTCACGAGAATACTCAGGGAGGGCTCGGTCCACATGTACTGA
- a CDS encoding radical SAM/SPASM domain-containing protein yields the protein MVNETEIYLDECPASPLSHILALRSSVEGGNELPYLGLDSINDVTIYLTHACNLNCKHCYLSAGKPLSGELSVDDWLLILDKLRDLGVRYVYLLGGEPTLLIKRGLLRIIGHAKDLGFYVSMSTNGTLINRENALQLKKAGLDQVQVSLDGPNPAVNDVIRGFGSFDKAIRAVNVLKEVGIAVSLSYTVIPDNAYYVTDMVKLTEKLGVPVLTFIRVQEFGRARENGLSLSDGLARMVINDLMRIKTSVKLVLNGFRFSLSDLYEAHRKSRERLNALRIINYSTCPAGRSRFVIDSDGSIYGCELTMNKEFYEGNALRDDLKVIWRNGFRSFRNRNYVNIKPCNTCPMADLCNAGCPARAFTAFGSVNSPDPYCPIVGRLINKSR from the coding sequence GTGGTTAATGAAACCGAGATATACCTGGACGAGTGCCCAGCATCACCGCTCAGTCACATACTGGCTCTACGGAGTAGTGTCGAGGGTGGTAATGAACTTCCATACCTGGGCTTGGATTCGATAAATGACGTAACCATATACCTAACCCACGCATGCAACCTTAATTGCAAACACTGCTACTTATCAGCGGGTAAGCCATTAAGTGGGGAGTTGAGTGTTGATGATTGGCTTCTCATACTCGATAAACTAAGGGATCTGGGGGTTAGGTACGTGTATTTATTGGGTGGTGAGCCGACGTTGTTGATTAAGAGGGGTTTGTTGAGGATAATAGGTCATGCAAAGGATCTTGGTTTTTACGTATCGATGAGTACCAATGGTACGTTAATTAATAGGGAGAATGCGCTTCAACTTAAAAAGGCTGGGCTTGATCAGGTCCAGGTAAGCCTAGATGGTCCAAACCCCGCAGTTAATGATGTAATCAGAGGTTTTGGCAGTTTTGATAAGGCTATTAGGGCCGTCAACGTGCTTAAGGAGGTTGGTATTGCCGTGTCGTTATCATACACGGTAATTCCTGATAATGCCTATTACGTAACTGACATGGTTAAGTTGACGGAGAAGTTAGGGGTTCCCGTGCTTACCTTTATACGTGTTCAGGAGTTTGGTAGAGCCCGTGAAAACGGCTTATCGCTTAGTGATGGTTTAGCGAGGATGGTGATTAATGATTTAATGCGCATTAAGACCAGCGTTAAGCTGGTCCTAAATGGCTTTAGGTTTAGTCTCAGCGATTTATACGAGGCGCATAGGAAGTCCAGGGAGAGACTTAATGCCCTTAGGATCATTAATTACTCAACATGCCCCGCAGGCAGAAGCAGATTTGTAATAGATTCGGATGGTAGTATCTATGGGTGTGAACTGACCATGAATAAGGAGTTCTACGAGGGCAATGCGCTTAGGGATGATCTTAAGGTCATCTGGAGGAATGGTTTTAGGTCGTTTAGGAATAGGAACTATGTGAATATAAAGCCATGCAATACCTGCCCAATGGCTGACCTATGCAATGCAGGTTGCCCTGCCCGGGCATTTACAGCCTTCGGCTCCGTAAATTCACCTGATCCTTATTGCCCAATTGTTGGGAGATTGATTAATAAATCCAGGTAA
- a CDS encoding MBL fold metallo-hydrolase yields the protein MEWRIGLIELDKGVHAYIQPRGTWFIANAGLIVGRDFSIVIDSLTNEKMALDFLSSIRRVTDKPIRFLINTHYHGDHTWTNHLFNAITIAHVNTRRLIEEEMRMSAMRLYEKLFPEIDFSGARYTLQDLVFSESLTLYVGDKSVEVKYIGYPAHTIGDAYIYIPDSRVVFAGDLLFAEPCTPFVLFGSVSGSIEALDNLASLNADIYVPGHGPISYGRKALYRARDYLTYIRDEAWRLFKEGLPFNEAARRIDLREFANWYDKERVVGNVARAYSEFRGERPGAPLQNLNEIILEMNRYRQYTQDD from the coding sequence ATGGAATGGCGGATAGGCCTTATTGAACTTGATAAGGGTGTCCATGCATACATACAGCCCAGGGGCACCTGGTTCATTGCCAATGCTGGGTTGATAGTGGGTAGGGACTTCTCCATAGTCATTGATTCATTAACGAATGAGAAAATGGCACTGGACTTCTTATCAAGCATAAGGAGGGTCACGGACAAGCCAATACGTTTTCTAATCAATACTCACTACCACGGTGATCACACATGGACTAATCATCTGTTCAATGCAATAACCATAGCCCATGTAAACACGAGAAGGTTAATCGAGGAGGAGATGAGGATGAGTGCAATGAGACTTTACGAAAAACTATTTCCTGAAATAGACTTCAGCGGTGCTAGATATACATTGCAGGACCTGGTCTTTTCAGAATCACTCACACTTTACGTGGGTGATAAGTCTGTTGAGGTTAAGTACATAGGGTATCCAGCCCACACCATTGGTGACGCCTACATTTACATACCCGACTCCAGAGTAGTGTTCGCAGGTGACTTATTATTTGCCGAACCATGCACGCCATTCGTACTATTCGGCTCCGTCTCAGGGTCAATAGAAGCCCTTGATAATTTAGCCTCACTGAATGCTGACATCTACGTACCAGGCCACGGCCCTATATCGTACGGCCGTAAAGCGCTCTACAGGGCTAGGGATTACCTAACGTATATCAGGGATGAGGCCTGGAGATTATTTAAGGAGGGCTTACCGTTTAATGAGGCTGCCCGGAGGATCGATCTCAGGGAATTCGCCAATTGGTATGATAAGGAGAGGGTGGTGGGTAATGTTGCGAGGGCCTATAGCGAGTTCAGGGGTGAAAGACCTGGTGCGCCATTGCAAAATCTTAACGAGATAATACTTGAGATGAACAGGTATCGACAGTATACGCAGGATGATTAA
- a CDS encoding GNAT family N-acetyltransferase has protein sequence MIVDVFRELNRDVLSLIKRAYLADPVRYAYLYYDITYYPEFTEAYLNVVGNDIVGYLLIFRGLPYTAIHIIGNAPLNALNETLLNNHLVIHAETEPKHVNYLVNKLSSSGVVSLSRGLTMICWGNHFKEFVIRGNVTIRRLSINDIDEFLKIKNIQGSRISKAEALIRLSSPHWHYYGLFTNNELVAIAGTYLKLPEVWAIGDVFTAPNYRNRGFAKAVVSAITRDAINANAIAMLHVDEGNTPAIKVYGQLGYIAVQYFTWLRFEHNS, from the coding sequence ATGATTGTTGATGTATTTAGGGAGCTGAATAGGGACGTACTTAGCCTGATCAAGAGGGCTTACCTGGCGGACCCCGTTAGATACGCCTACCTTTACTACGACATTACTTACTACCCGGAATTTACCGAGGCGTACCTAAACGTGGTTGGCAATGACATAGTTGGCTACCTATTAATATTCAGGGGGTTACCATACACGGCAATTCACATAATCGGCAACGCACCCCTCAATGCCCTAAATGAGACCTTACTAAACAATCACCTGGTGATTCATGCCGAGACCGAGCCTAAGCACGTAAATTACCTAGTTAATAAGTTGTCAAGTAGTGGCGTAGTATCTTTATCCAGGGGCTTAACAATGATATGCTGGGGCAACCACTTTAAGGAGTTTGTAATTCGCGGAAACGTCACAATCCGTAGATTGTCAATTAATGACATCGATGAATTCCTCAAGATAAAGAACATTCAAGGATCACGGATAAGCAAGGCCGAGGCGTTAATCAGACTTTCATCACCTCACTGGCATTACTACGGCCTATTTACCAATAACGAGCTAGTGGCTATCGCAGGAACATACCTCAAGTTACCAGAGGTTTGGGCCATTGGCGACGTATTCACAGCACCTAATTACAGGAATAGGGGTTTTGCGAAGGCCGTTGTCTCCGCAATCACTAGGGATGCTATTAATGCTAATGCCATAGCTATGCTGCACGTGGACGAGGGTAACACACCGGCAATTAAGGTCTATGGGCAGCTTGGATATATTGCTGTTCAGTACTTTACTTGGTTACGCTTTGAGCACAACTCCTGA
- a CDS encoding fumarylacetoacetate hydrolase family protein → MKLLSYLRDGRVRSAVLFEDNYVVDLNDNCYAMLIDKGEDEQFAERFCNAVLPPDMLGVLQSGDEGLRLINDVIDWVRSHRDIAVVRRASDVRWKAPLTRANMLRDFLAFRGHVEASSRRMGIKVPEEWFKVPTYYKGDPAIFYGHMEDVPWPSYAKTLDFELEVAAITYKKGKDVSKDRAYDLVIGYTIFNDFSVRELEAVELRLLLGPGKSKDFANGLGPWIVTRDELPDIKGLRVYARINGEIWCDTKIEDMQWDFGDMISYVSMSEYVRPGDVFGSGTVSGCTGLDIGRSLRPGDTVELYVERIGTLINRVVR, encoded by the coding sequence ATGAAGCTCCTTAGTTATTTGAGGGATGGTAGGGTTAGGTCCGCTGTGTTATTCGAGGATAATTATGTCGTTGATTTGAATGATAATTGTTACGCGATGCTTATTGATAAGGGTGAGGATGAGCAGTTCGCGGAAAGATTCTGCAATGCGGTTTTACCACCAGACATGCTGGGCGTCCTACAGTCTGGTGATGAGGGGTTAAGGTTGATCAATGATGTCATTGATTGGGTGAGGAGCCATAGGGACATTGCCGTGGTGAGGCGTGCCAGCGATGTGAGGTGGAAGGCCCCATTGACCAGGGCTAACATGCTTAGGGACTTCCTTGCCTTTAGGGGCCATGTTGAGGCGTCATCAAGGAGGATGGGCATTAAGGTACCTGAGGAGTGGTTTAAGGTGCCGACTTACTATAAGGGTGACCCAGCCATATTCTATGGGCATATGGAGGACGTTCCATGGCCGAGCTACGCCAAGACCTTGGACTTCGAACTTGAGGTAGCTGCTATAACGTATAAGAAGGGCAAGGACGTGAGTAAGGATAGAGCTTACGACTTGGTGATTGGTTATACAATATTTAATGACTTCAGTGTTAGGGAGTTAGAGGCCGTGGAATTAAGGCTTTTGCTTGGTCCGGGCAAGAGTAAGGATTTTGCCAATGGGCTTGGTCCGTGGATCGTCACGAGGGACGAACTACCCGATATAAAGGGCTTAAGGGTCTATGCCAGGATCAATGGAGAGATTTGGTGCGATACAAAGATAGAGGATATGCAGTGGGACTTTGGGGATATGATATCTTACGTATCAATGAGCGAGTACGTTAGGCCCGGGGATGTCTTTGGGAGCGGCACCGTGTCTGGTTGTACAGGGCTTGATATTGGAAGAAGCTTAAGGCCGGGGGATACCGTGGAGTTGTATGTGGAGAGAATTGGGACTCTAATCAATAGGGTTGTCCGGTGA
- a CDS encoding RNA-guided pseudouridylation complex pseudouridine synthase subunit Cbf5: protein MINVSLPNYCNEPEILVKIPNEQTNPEWGIPPEKRPMDLYLKYGFVIIDKPRGPTSHEVAAWVKKMLNLDRAGHSGTLDPRVSGVLPIALGESTKAMPAINTLDKEYIMVMKLHGDVDDEKLRAVLREFTGAIYQRPPLRSAVKRQLRVKHVYELELLERDGKYVLIRMNVESGTYARKLAYDIGEVLGIGANMRELRRTRVGCFTEKEAVTLQDLKDAYTLYKDYGVEDLLRTYVKPVEYMVRHLPKVWIRDSAVDAICHGAALAVPGIVKLTNNIGKGSLVAIMTLKNELVALGYAEMTSDEIMKAQRGIAVKTTRVVMKKGTYPPMWKRRKAEGKAEEKPQESPEGKS from the coding sequence ATGATAAACGTGTCACTACCCAATTACTGCAATGAGCCGGAGATCCTAGTCAAGATACCCAACGAACAAACAAACCCAGAGTGGGGTATACCACCGGAGAAGAGGCCCATGGATTTATACCTAAAGTATGGCTTCGTAATTATTGATAAGCCAAGGGGACCAACAAGTCATGAGGTGGCCGCCTGGGTTAAGAAAATGCTTAACCTCGATAGGGCTGGTCACTCGGGCACCCTCGATCCGAGGGTCTCGGGCGTACTGCCCATAGCGCTCGGTGAGTCCACGAAGGCCATGCCCGCGATTAACACACTGGATAAGGAGTACATAATGGTTATGAAACTTCATGGCGATGTCGATGACGAGAAGCTGAGGGCTGTGCTCAGGGAATTCACGGGCGCCATATATCAAAGGCCACCGTTGAGGAGCGCCGTTAAGAGACAGTTGAGGGTTAAGCATGTTTATGAACTTGAGCTTCTCGAGAGGGATGGTAAATACGTATTGATTAGAATGAATGTGGAATCTGGAACCTACGCTAGGAAACTCGCCTACGACATCGGCGAGGTGCTGGGGATCGGCGCGAACATGAGGGAGTTAAGGAGGACTAGGGTTGGTTGCTTCACGGAGAAGGAGGCAGTGACGCTTCAAGACCTTAAGGATGCGTATACGCTCTATAAGGATTATGGAGTTGAGGACCTGCTCAGGACCTACGTGAAGCCCGTTGAGTATATGGTGAGGCATCTACCTAAGGTCTGGATTAGGGATTCGGCAGTCGATGCGATATGCCATGGGGCTGCGTTAGCGGTTCCCGGTATTGTTAAATTAACAAATAACATAGGTAAGGGCTCGTTAGTGGCAATAATGACGCTGAAGAACGAATTAGTGGCACTTGGTTACGCAGAGATGACTAGTGACGAGATAATGAAGGCGCAGCGGGGGATAGCCGTTAAGACGACTAGGGTAGTCATGAAGAAGGGTACGTATCCTCCAATGTGGAAGAGAAGGAAGGCTGAGGGAAAGGCTGAGGAGAAGCCTCAGGAAAGCCCTGAGGGTAAGTCGTAG
- a CDS encoding ABC transporter ATP-binding protein gives MSAVLYDHVTKRFGRIVAVEDVYLEVPEGRIVALVGPNGAGKTTMLRLAAGILAPDGGRVLVYGYDAMSVKAKRRVGFMTPMDRGVYWRLTAMDNLIFFGVLYGLSLGEARARAKELLEDLGLGGRANDWVATYSTGMMRRLEIARALMHDPDVLLLDEPTSGIDIDAKRSILNFIRGLRGRKTVILASHDPQEIELADAVVYINRRILNESPALKVVKVLVKGSVDGLSGFNVEGVGDDEYVIVTTIDKFNELMSMLAMYDGRVRVVDIDVEVAVAEGNARKMERVLRRREGWL, from the coding sequence GTGTCTGCGGTTCTTTATGACCATGTCACTAAGAGGTTTGGGCGTATTGTGGCTGTTGAGGATGTTTACCTTGAGGTTCCTGAGGGTAGGATAGTGGCGCTCGTGGGTCCTAACGGTGCTGGTAAGACGACGATGCTCAGGCTTGCGGCTGGTATACTAGCTCCCGATGGTGGTAGGGTCCTTGTTTATGGCTATGATGCAATGAGCGTTAAGGCTAAGAGGAGGGTTGGGTTCATGACGCCCATGGACCGCGGTGTTTACTGGAGGTTAACGGCAATGGATAACCTAATCTTCTTCGGTGTATTGTACGGCTTATCGCTGGGGGAGGCTAGGGCGAGGGCTAAGGAGTTACTTGAGGACCTGGGACTTGGTGGGAGGGCTAATGATTGGGTTGCTACGTATAGTACAGGCATGATGAGGAGGCTCGAGATAGCCAGGGCGTTGATGCACGACCCAGATGTACTACTGCTTGACGAGCCAACAAGCGGCATAGACATTGATGCGAAGCGCAGCATACTTAACTTCATTAGGGGTCTTAGGGGTAGGAAGACCGTGATCCTCGCATCCCACGATCCTCAGGAGATTGAGTTGGCGGATGCAGTTGTGTATATAAATAGGAGGATTTTGAATGAGTCGCCTGCCCTTAAGGTGGTTAAGGTCCTCGTTAAGGGTTCCGTGGATGGGCTTAGCGGATTTAATGTGGAGGGCGTTGGTGATGATGAGTACGTAATAGTAACAACAATTGATAAGTTTAATGAGTTAATGAGTATGTTAGCCATGTATGATGGTAGGGTCAGGGTTGTGGATATAGATGTTGAGGTTGCGGTGGCCGAGGGCAATGCACGGAAGATGGAGAGGGTTTTGAGGAGGAGGGAGGGGTGGTTGTGA